AGCGGGGCGAGCTGTCGGAGGACGCCGCATTCACGGAGGTCGAAGCCGAAACTGAGCGCATACGGCGAGAACGCCGCCAGGGTGCAACGCCCGGTAGTCGGAGGGTAACGGATAGTTGACCGTCGTCCTTGTGCTGGACACCAACGCTCTCATAAGCGCAGCTCTCAGTCCCAAAGGCCACTCCGCGCAGCTCATCGAACTCGCTCGGCGTGGCCGAATTTCCCTCATCATGTCGTACCATCTGTGCGACGAACTGGAGACCCGGCTGGAACGAGACAAATTTCGGCGTTGGCTCTCGCTTGATGACGTTCGTGATTTCGTCGACGCCGTGAGCGTCGTGGCCGACTGGATCGATGACCGGCCCGACAAGGAGATCCCGCTCGTCTGCGATGACCCAGATGACAACTATTTGGTTGCCCTGTTCCAGGATTCAGACGCGACGATGTTGGTGAGCGGCGACAAGGCAGTGCTGCGGATCGACTACCCCGGCCTGGATGTGCGTAGGCCCGCGGCAGCTATGGAGGCACTGGACTTTGTTCACGAATGGGGCGAGGGCTACATGGAGGGGTCGGAAGATCGATCCTTCGCGCAGATCGAGGCCGAAGGCAACCGGGGAATCTTTGCGGCCTATTCAGGTTTTGCGATGGTCATACGCGAACCGAATGCGCGCGACCTCCTCCAGTACGTTGTGGTTCCCGAGACATTGCGGCATTTCCGCAAGCGGAGCTCACTGGAGTGGATACGCAGGGAGCTGACCGCGCGAGGTATGGCCACACGACCCATATACGCCTCACCGGATATTGCGTATATCAAGCTCCCGCCAGACCCCGGAACGAGTCTTCGCGCGGTCGGCGCGGTCGCTCTACCGACAGGCACCATCTTCGCCACGATGCAGCGGTGCCCAGATCTTCCAGATCTACCCGGCGCTGACTTCGATCACTGGCGGGTATTCGGAATTGGTGGCTTGGTCGAACCCGAACGAATCCGGCCACGACCCACACGGACTAAACCCGAGGCCACGTAATGCGTTGTCCACCAACACACATGACACGCATTAGGTACGCCGATACATCCCCTTCGCACTGGCAGCACGCGTTGCTGCGGGCCGAGCACTGTGGTTCCCCAGCGCATCCACACTTGCCTCCGTTCGCGAACATGCCGACCAAATGATGCGCAGGGCGCGCCGCGACCTGACTGCCGGAGAACTCGGGAAACTCGCGCGACGGGTCGGCGTGATCCCGGCTTAACCTGCGCGGCGGCGGCGTACGAACCGGCTAAATCCAGCCGCCATGCTTCGAGTGAGTACCGGTGCCGGCGTCCGGCCGATTGATGGTGAAGCCGAGTTGGCTGCTGCGAGTTTTCAGCGCACGGCGAATCTCGCGCTTTGATACTCCGCGCAGACGCCACTTCTGGCCGAGTTCGATGGTGTCGGTGAGCACTCGGTTCAGCAGCGGTATCCCTGAGATGAGGTCGACTCCTGCTGCTTCGACTTCGGCGGGAAGGTTCACCGAACCGCCTTCACCTATGTACTGGGTCACACCGCCCCCTGCCATGAAGCCCATCTCCATCGTTCGTACAAGGACCTCTGAAGCCGAATCTCTGGGAGTTGGCCGAACCATCGAGAGCTTGAGTAGGTCCATCCAGATCTTCTTGACCTCGGTCTCTGCGGCGTCCGTGTCAGTCTCCGCCAACTCACCCGCATCCAGCACGCGGCGGAGAACAGCGCTGAGTTCGTTGACCCAGAAGTCCAGTTCATTCGCGTTGCTGTCGTTACGGGTCTTCCTGAGAGCCAACCATGCGCCGAGCCACACGGTGCCAAAGGTGACCAGTCCGCTGCCGAGGACCTGACCGAGAGTTATCCACAGCCTGAACCATTGATCGGGTTCCATGAGCGGGCAGACTACAGCCAGATGGGGCGCGCTACCTTGAAACTCGGCACGAAGTAGCAGCTCGCATTGGAGCGGTGCGAGATCGGCATCAATTGCCCAGGTCAGGCGGTGTATCCAGTGTGCCGACAGTGTGCTAAGACAGGCGCGAACACAGTGGAAAGGGCGGTACAGCCTGGACGCCGTACCGCCCCTGACGTGGACAGACTGGACGGAGCCCCGCCCGCTGGACATCCCTTGCGTCATCGGCAGTGTGGGGGTCGGGGGTTCGAGTCCCCTTAGCTCCACCCATTTCGCATGCTGGAAGACTTGACATAGGACGATGTCGGTTCCGGTATCAGGGCGGCGAACGGCTCGGCGAGTCGATCGCCGCCCTTCGCCTTCGCTGACATCGATGCGCGGTTGCGACCCGGACGGTCCCTCTTCAGAGCCACGGGTCGAGGGCGTGTTTGCCGTGGGTGTCGCCGGCACCGAGTTGTGCCAGCAGCATTCGGCCCATCGGCCAAGGGGTGGACCTCGGGAGTGCCGGGCGGGCACACGCCTGCGGCGACGAGTGCCTCGAGTTCGAGCAACAGACCCTGGTAGATCGATGGAGCATCGGTCGCGAGTGCGCCGATGTGTAAGCCTTTGATCTGCACCTGGTGTGAGAAGGCGAGGTCATGGGTGCTGACAGTGGTCTCGCCCGAGGCTCCACCGAACACCACGATGCGCCCGGTGAATGGCCTGGTCACCACCAGACTGGTCCGGAAGGTCGCTCGGCCGACCGATTCCAGCACCAGATCGACGCCACCGGCAGTGCGGGCGATCTCGTCGGCAAGATCAGGGCGACGGCTGTCGAGGACGTGGCCGGCACCGAGAGCGTGGAGAACGTGGTGCTTCGAGGGCGAGGCGGTCGCGACGATCTGGGCGCAGTAATGGGAGGCAAGCCGCACGGCAGCCTGCCCGACGCCACCCGCGGCGGCGTGAACGCGCACCACCTCGCCGGCTCTAGTACCGCCGAGGGGCTTCAGTGCCGCCAGAGCCGTGACCCAGTTCAACACCAAGCCGATCGCCTGGGCATCACTCCACCCGAAGGGGACGGGAAGTGCGGAATCGGCTGGCATCACCATGTACTGCGAGAAGGCGCCGGGTCCGGTACCGACGACGTGAGTGCCGATCGGAAAGGGGTTCTCGACGCTGGGCCGACCGCACCGCCCCTGCCGGGGGTGTTTTCGCTGCGATGATCTCCCATGCCCCGCAACCTAAGAGGTTGACGCTAAACGCCCGGGGACGATCGGCCCCTCGTCCTCGTAGTACCTCAGCGATCGGGCGCCGACGCAGCTCGTCCTCGAGGCATCGCTGATTCTCATACCCTCTCAACGTCGACGGATACTCCGTCTTCCGGGCAGGCAAGCGCAGTAGTGCGCACAGCCGCTACTGCGCTGTCAGCGTGTGACTACTGGCTACTGCATTCCGACAGCGGTGTCGACAGGTTGTCGCAGCAGGGTGCGCAGCTTCTCGGGAGCGACCCTCCGGAAGTCACTGAAGTAGACCTCGTGGTGCTTGCCGCTCAGGCGCAGACCGTGCTCGGGGATGAACTCGTGGTGCATCCGGTCGAGGACGGCGGCCTCGTCGTCGAACGGGCCGATGTGCAGCGTCTGCACGCAGCGTCCCTCGGACAGGGCGATGAGGCGCACATCGCCGAGGCGGGCGGGCGGATTGCTGGATCCGACCCGTTCCACGGCGGTATCCACCGCGTCTTGGTCGAGCCAGTCGGGGACCATGAGCATCATGGTCCAGTCCCACCGGGACTTGTCGCGCGATGTCGTGAAGGAATCCATGTCCTCCGCCCACCACAGACCTTCCAGCGGGGGCACGACATAGTCGCGACCGAGGTCGCGCTTGCTGGCGAACTTCAGCTTGTACGCCACGGGGTAGAGGGCGGCCAGCGCGTCGGTGTAGGCGGTGGAAGTGTTCGGATCGCCGTGTCCGTCGACCGTCAAGTACCGCATGACCGGAACGTCGACCATCCGGAATTCGCCGTGCCTCGCCTGATAGCTGTCGAGGGACTTCTTGAAGTCGACCTTGTCAGTCATCGGACCCCTGGACTCCGGAGGCGAGCCACGACCTCTTTCGTTTCCTGAGGCTCGGTGACCAGGAGAACATTTCGTGAGTAAGCCCGCAACGAGAGCGTCCAGGTTCGGTCCCGGTGGCGAAATGCTCACCGGGCTGAGGAAATCAGTTCGCAAGACCTGTCTCACCGTCGCGCTACCGTCGAGCCAGGAGGAGGTATGTGATGTCCGTAACGCAGTTGTATCCGCCTGGTGTGCCGTGTTGGATCGAGGTGGCCACGCCTGATGTCGTCGGGGGCGCGTCGTTCTACGGGGAGTTGTTCGGGTGGCAGTTCGATTCCGGGGTCACGGCGCCCGACGGCGGGACCTACGTGGTCGGCTCGGTCGAGGGTGGGCAGGTGGCCGGCCTGGTGCAGCCCGAGGGCAAGGCCGCAGCCGGCTCCTGGCGCACCTACGTGCGGGTGGCCGATCTCGATGCAGCGACCACCGCCGTCGTAGAGAACGGTGGCGCCGTACACACCCCGGCCGTGGACGTGCCCGGCCTGGCCAGATCCGCCCTGTTCACCGACCCCGCTGGAGCGGTGTTCGGTGTGCGGGAACTGGCCGGGCATCGTGGGGCCGAGCGGGTCAATGCCCCGAACACCTGGAACTTCAACACTCTTCGTACCCCGGATACTGCCGTTGCGACACGGTTCTATGGTTCGGTGTTCGGCTGGCTGGCCACCGTCGCGGATTTCGGGTTCGCCACCGGGACGATGTGGTGCCTGCCCGGGTACGGGGACTTCCTGGACACCCGCAATCCGGGCTGGAAACAGGGGCACATCGATGGCGGATCCCCGCCAGGATTCACCGATGCGGTGGGCTGGCTCGAGGAGGTCGAGGGTGGCGCGGACTGGAGTGTGGAGTTCACTGTCGCCGACGCCGCGCGTACCGCGGAACGCGCCACCGAGCTCGGTGGCGAGGTGTTGTCGGGCCCGTTCGACGTCGGGGGGACCGGTTCGGCCGTGCTCGCCGATCCGTCCGGTGCGCGGTTCACCGTGAACGATTACGGCTCGGCTGCCGGGTAGCGGGACCGGCCGCTCGGCCGGGCACCGGGCCCGGCACCGGCCACGTCGCACTCACCACCACAGGTCCGTGGAGCCCTGTGGACCCCAAGTGTCACGAGGAGACCACTCATGTTCATACCGTATCGTGATACGGTATGAACATGAGTGAAGGTGGATCGCCGCGAACACGGCGTGCGGGCGGGGCCAGGCGGGCGCAGGTGCTGACCCAGGTCGTGGAGGTGTTGTCCGAGCGCGGGTATGCCGCGACCCGGTTCGCCGATGTGTCGCAGGCTTCGGGTGTTGCGGTGTCGACGTTGCAGGGCTACTTCGGGTCGCGTGAGGACATGCTGGTCGAGGCGCTCCAGGGCGCGACATCGGGCGAGGTCGAGGCCCTGGCCGAGCTGGCAGCGGGGTTCGAGGACCCGTGGCAGCAGTTGGTCGCGCTGGTCGATCGGGGACTGTCCACGCCGGTGGCGACGTGGCGGATGCTGATGGAGTTCTGGACCGCTGCCGCTCACGACGCCGAGTTGCGCGCCCACGCCGGTGCACTGGCCGAGCAGTATCGACAGCCGTTCCTGGAGTCCGTGCAGCGCGGCGTGGACTCGGGATCGTTCTCGCCCCGGTTCGGAGTCGCGGCAGTCGTCGATGTGATGGTCGCGACCATGGACGGTCTGCTCTACCCGTTGGTGCTGGATCACCGGGCCTCGGCCGATCTGGACTATCGCGATGTGGTGCTGGCACAGCTCGCCTTCGCACTGGGGACCGACGCATGACGGTCCTGGTGACAGCGGCCAGTGGGAAGGTCGGCCGGGAAGTCGCGGCGCAGCTTCGGGCTCGCGGTGTGGAGCTGCGGGCGGGGTCCCGGCGCAGCGACGTCCCGCTGGATTGGAGCGATCCGGCGACTTGGCCGGCGGCGCTGGACGGCGTGGACCGGGTGTTCCTGATCGTGCCCGGCGGCGACGACGGTCACCGCTCGGTTGCCGGTCTCGGCGGCGCGGTGGTCGAGTTCCTCGACCTGGCGCAGCGTCGGGGGGTGGAGCGCGTGGTGTTGATGACCGCGCTCGGGATGGAGTACGCCCCTGCCGAGGTCGAGCAGCGCGCGGTGGAACTGCACCTCCAACGCAGCGAACTCGCGTGGACGATCCTGCGTCCGAACTGGTTCTTCCAGAACCTCACCGACGGACCGCTGCGCACACTCGCCGAGGCACACGGCGGTGCGCTGCGCCTACCGACCGCCGACGCGGCGGTCAGTTTCATCGACACCCGCGACATCGCCGCCGTGGCCGTCGAAGCGCTCCTCGCCGACCATCACGGCCGCGAGTATGCGCTGACCGGGCCGCAGAGCCTGACGTTCTCCGAGGTCGCCGAGGCATGCCGGGACTCACCGATGCCGGTGAACGCCTATGAGCCGGTCTCCGAGAAAGACTTCCGCCGCGCGGCGCTCGGCCTGGGCTGGCACCCGGACTATGTGGACACCGTCAGCGGCCTCTTCGCCGTGATCGCGGCGGGTCACGCTGCGCCCGTCCTGCCCGATACGGCCGAGGTGTCGGGCCGTGCGCCGCGGTCGCTGGCGGAGTTCATCGCGGCCCCGCGATGAACTCCGCCAGCGAATGCGGCGTTCGAGGGAGTCCTTGTCGATCAGTGGTCCGCCGTCGGCCGACGAAGAACGCCCAGAGCTTGCTCGACTACCTCGGGAGCTTCGAAGACCCGATCTTCTGGGGCTGATCGATGACCGGCCGACCGGTGGGGCCCCGATTCAGCGAGCGTCGTCCGTCTCGCTGTGTGAGGACGAGGCCACGGCGTGCGCCGGGCGCTCCCGCAGCATGATCGCCGTGACGAGAGCGAGTATTCCGATGACGGCGGCGGCAACGAGCGCGGCCAGGTTCAGCCCGGCGGTGAGGGCGTCCTGGGCCGAGTCGATCAGCTCCGAGGCCGTCGGAGCAGGCAGATCCCGCGCGATTTCCGTTGCGCCGGTGAGGGAATCGTCAGCGCGGCCGGCGGCCTCGGCCGACAGACCGTCGGGGAGGTCGATCCGACTTCGGTAGACCGCCGCGCCGAGGCTTCCCAGGAGTGCCACGCCGAGCGAGATGCCCAGTTCGGTGCCGGTCTCCGACATCGAGGCTGCCGAACCGGCTTTGGCCGGCGGTACCGATCCGACCACCAGATCGGTGCCCAGCGCCGAGATCGGGCCGCCGCCGAAAAACACGAGGGCGATGCCCGCGACGACGAGTGCGAGCCCCGCACCGGGCTGGGCCGCGGCGAGCATGACGTAGCCGGCGACGGCGCCCAGCAGCCCCGCCGCGACCACACCGGCGGCCGAGAATCGGGCCGCCAGGCGGGGAGCGGCCAGTGCGCCCGCCACGCTGGCGACGCCGGTGGGGATGAGCCACAGGCCCGCGGCCAGGGGCGAGAGGCCTTCGACGAGTTGCAGGTACTGGGTGGCGAGCAGGTAGAGCCCGCCACCGGCTGCGGTGCTGATCAGGATGGCCAGCAGCGCCGTAGTGAATGCGCGGTTCGCGAACAGGCCGAGGTCGACCAGCGGGTCGTCCAGAATGCGTTGGCGGCGCACGAATATCACGGCGAGCGCGGCCGCAGCGGCCATCGAGCCGACCGCGACGGTCGAGGGACCGTACGCGGCGATCTGCTTCAGTCCGTAGACGAACGGGAGGATCGTGGCCAGTGACAGGACGACGCTGGGTAGGTCGAGACGGACGGCACGGGTGGCGCGGTACTCGGGCAGCAGCAGGGGAGCGGTGACGAGCAGCAACGCCATGACGGGCACCGCGAGGAGGAAGACCGAACCCCACCAGAATGTTTCGAGGAGCAGGCCGCCGACGATCGGACCGAGAGCCATGCCGGACATGAAGCAGGAAATCCAGATCGAGATTGCCACGGTGCGCTGACGCGGCTGGGCGAACATGTTGCTGATCAGAGCCAGGGTCGAGGGCATCAAGGTGGCTCCGGCGATGCCGAGCAACGCCCGAGTTGCGATCAGCATCGCACCGCTGGTCGAGAAGGCTGCCACGATGGAGGCGACGACGAAGACGAGGGCGCCGATCATCAACAGCCGCCGCCGACCGATGCGGTCGCCCAGCGATCCCATGGTGATCAGGAAGCCGGCGATCATGAACCCGTAGATGTCGATGATCCACAACTGCTGGGTGCTGCTGGGTTGCAGATCCGCGGCCAAGGCCGGTGCGGCGAGGTAGAGCACGCTCATGTCGAGCGCGAGTACCAGCGTCGGCAGCGCCAGAACGGCCAGCCCCACCCATTCCCGCGGCCCTGCCGCATCCCGTGGCCCGCGGTGGATCGTCTGCTCACTCATGGCACCGATCACACCGCGAACGAGTGGGACTGTGAATCTCCCGGAGTCTCGATTCGATACGTCAGGCACTACCGTGAGCGATCCGGTCCGAGGGTGCCGAGCAGAGCAGGACGGTCAGTTTCACCTGCGCGGGACACCCACGGCGGTAGGCTCACGGCTATGACAGCCGGGCCCGGGGGCACGTCGCGAGGCCAGCACGAGGAGGAACTGTTCAAGCGCCTCGAACAGCGCCTGGATTCGCTCGGTCTCCTCACGGATTCGCGCAGCGGACGCGGCCCGACGGAACGGTCGATGCTACGGACCTTGGCGACGCGTGAGCGTCCGCTCGCCGACCGGGACGGCTTCGTACAAGCGCACCGTGGACTCGCCCGCGGGCTGGAGGCGCTGTTGCTCAATGCCCGGAGGGCCCCGACTCTGTCCCGCCGTTTCGGACCGTTGCGCGCGCTGATGACACCGATGGTCGCTCTGGTGGCCAATTGGATTCAGTTGCGCCATGCCCGCGTGGTGATGCGCAACGTGCGGTTGCTGTACGCGTTGCGGGAGGCCAACAGTGCGTTGATCTCGCCGGAGCATCTGGCCCTGCGCCGGGCCCGCGCACAGATGCAGACGTTGTGGGACATGAACAGCACCCAGCTCGGGCTTCCGGTGTTCCTGATCAGCGGCGCCTTCGTGTCCGGCCTGTTCGGTCTCCTCCGTGCGGCGGTCACTCCCGCCTTCGGCAGTGCGCCTGTCGCCGCGGTGGTTCTGGTCGTCGGCCTCGCCTTTCTGACGTTGTTCGCGACGGCCTTTCTCCTGGGCGCCTCGATCGCCAAAATGCGTATTCGGCTGGCAATCACGGCGCCGCTGGAAGCGGTGTACCGCGCGGTGGGCTCGACCACCCGACCTCCGCGCGATCGCTGCTATCTGGTCGCACTCGTTGCGCTGGCATTGTTCGCCGCGGTGGTTGTCGCGATCCCCACCGGGGTCTACCTCCTGGCTCGGTCCTAGGGGTTGCGCCCCAAGGGATTACATCTAGGACGGCAGTCCGGCGAACGCGAACGGCTCGGTGGGCACGAAGGCATCCGATGCGTTCCGTGCTCTCCCGGACGCGTGTAGATCGGCGATATCGAGACGGCCGACCGGCGCGCCTTCCGACAGGTCGAGTTCACTCAGCTGCACCCAGAACACTCCCGGTGACATCGCGGAATCGTAGAAGTAGGTCAGATCCTTGTGGTCGGCGACCGTCCGCCAGCGAGTCGACGAGATATTGGGCTGGTCGGGAGTGCTGATGCCATACGGCACGGAGACATTGCGAATGACGCTGAAGGCGATCGCGGTAGCCTCGTGCCTGTCGCTGACCTGTGGCACGGCGTTGACGTAGAACCGGGCCCGGGCGAAGCGATCCGCGGCGCGATTGGTGCCCGGCAGCATCACCGTGCCGCCGATCTCCTCCCAATACGAGCTGATCGCCAATTGCTCGTCGAAGGTGGGCGAGTTCGTCATCACCTGGTAGGTCCGGTCGTGGTGGACGACCAACTGCCCCTCGATGTACTCGAGGATTGCGCTGTCGCCCGAGGCATCGGAGATCGACAAATGCATCGTCGCCAGCCGATCTTCCCCCGGGACGGCCGCGGTGAACACCACGAAACTCTCGCGCTCGAGTTCGGCGACCGCCTCGGCGACGGTGGCGAAGTTGTCGAGCACGTACTGAGCCCACGCTGCCAGGGACAGGTGCGGCTTGTCCGAATCATCGGCTGGGTAGCTGGACTCCACCAGCCACAGCACATTGGCGACCAGGCCTGCCTCGTTGATCCCGTCGGTGGTGGCGATGTCGTACGCGCCGGCGATCACACTGCCGTAGCGGGACGTCCACGTCAGCGATCGCGGCCCGGCGGCACCGTCACGAGCGAGACCCCGGGGAAAGACCCACAGATTGGTTCCGAGTTCGGACTTCCAGTCCATGCTGCGCGCGGTGAGGATGCGACCCTCGGGACCTTGATACAGAAGCCGTGTGCACATCGGGCAACCCTTCGATCCGTCGGGGGAACCACCTGCTACCGAACAATTGTGACACGTACCACGTCGCGTCGTCTCGGTCGTCGGCAAACTGGAGCGACACCGCCGGCCCGACACCGAGAACAGCCCGGCGTCGAGAGCAGCAGGAATGAGCGCATCCAGTGCCTCATGGAGATGGACCCGTGTCCGCTACGGACGCCGCGCGTGTTCGTTGTTCTCCGGCCGTGTGACTACCTGTCGTCGCGCGGCGACGCGACGTGGATCGTCGTCCGGGAGCGAATCGAGCCGAATCCGGCGCGGGTGGGCGGCGGAGCCGGTCACCAGGTACTTCTGGCCGGGCCGTACGCGCTCCGCCTCGGCGAGCACCTCCGGGTCGGGCACCGCGTGCGGTGCTGGGTCGTTGTCGTGGAGGGCTTCGCGCACGATCCGTCGCGGATCGTACTGCTGAAGATCGAGCGACTCCCAGGTGGTGCGGTCCAGGGACACCCCCAATTCGTCTTCGGCGGTGCTGCGGGTCTTCTCGACGAGGTCGCGGAAGGCGCGGATCGTCCGGGCCAGTTGGTGCGCGTAGAGCGGAAGGCGCGAGGGGCCCAGCACGACTGCCGCGAGAAGAGCGACGACGAGCATCTTGTCGAAGGTCAGACCGAACATACGAATTCCCTACTCACGAGGTCGGATCGAGACGGTGCGCCTCGCCGGTACGGCGCGCCACTCGACGGTCGTGCACCTGGGCGACGAGCAGCGCGGCGCCGAACAGCAACGACATCGGGACCGCCACCAGGAACATCGACAGGACGTCGGCGGCCGGCGTCACCAACGCACTGAACAGCGTGATGAGGACGACGATGACTCGCCAGCTTCGACGGAGCTTCTGCGCGGACACGATCCCGAGGAAGTTCAGCATCACCATCAGCACCGGCAGGACGAAGGCGATGCCGGTGGCGAGCACGATCTTCATCACGAAGTCCACGTAGTAGGGGGCGTTGAGGATCGTGCTGTCCTGATCGGAGGACAAGCCGGTGAGCATGCCCACCATTCGCGGAAAGATCAGGAATCCGAACGCGCAGCCGGCGACGAACAGCGGCACTGCCGCCGCCGAGAAGCCGAAGGCCTGCTTCTTCTCTCGGCGGGTGAGCCCCGGCGCGACGAAGGCGAACAGCTCCACCAGCCAGACGGGGCTCGCCAGAATCACCCCGGAGAACATGGCGATCTTCACCTTCAGGTCGAACGCTCCGGTGACGGTGTCGTAGTTGAGGCTCGCGTCGCGGGAGCGGGCGAGATCCTCGATCGGGCCGCGCAGGACGTCGAGAACCTGATCGCCGAAGACGAAGCCGAGTACGACGCCGACGATCAACGCTCCCGCCGCACGAGTGCCGCGGCGCCTGGCTTCACGGAGATGATCGGAGATCGGCATGGCCCCCGGTGTGACGGCGGCCCCCGGCGTGACGGACGCCGCCGTCATGACGCCCGGCGGTCCGCTGCGGTCGCGAGGTCGGTGGGTTGCCCGTCCGCCGAGCCGGGTTCGTCGTGGACCTCGTCCTTGAGGATCCGGACGGATTGGCCGACGCTCCTGGCGAGCGCGGGCAGTTTGGTCGACCCGAATACGAGTACGACGATCGCCAGGATGACGAGGGCGTGCCAGCCGGTGAGATTGTGCAACATGAGGGTTCTCCTGGGGTGAGGTGAGGTGAGGTGTGGGGGATCGGTCAGTTCGGAGGTGCGCCCGGGGGCGGCCCGCCGTCACCCGGAGGCCGACCGCCGCCGGGTCCTGCCCCTCCACCGGGACCGCCGGGCGGGGCACCGGTGGCCGCCGGCTCCGTGGTCGTGTCGACAGCCACCGGGAGTGATCCGACGTAGCCGGAGTCCGGGTCACCGGAGAAGGTGCCCATCTGGAGCTCGTAGCCGTCGCCGAAGACGTTGTCGTTCTCCAGTCCACCGATCGCGGCCAGGTTCCTCGCGGAGCCCGCGTAGGTCTCGAGCTGATACACCTCGTCGAGCATGTCCTGCGGGAACGCCACTTGCGAAGTGGCGATGGCATTCTCGACGTCGGTCGCCGAGTCGCCGTCGGGGTAGATCTCGAAGTGGATGTGCGTCCATCGGCCCGTATAGCAGCCGGGAACGATCGTCTCGAGCGTCACCTGGCCCTCGGCGTCGGCGATCTGAATCCCGCGCAGGTAGGTTTCGTCCTCGACCCCTTCCGAGTACATCGAGTACAACCCGGCGGCGTCGCACTGCCACGCGTACACGGCGACTCCCTCGAACGGGACGTTGTCGTTCGCCATGTCGGTGACCGTGAACGTGAACGACAGGGGTGTTCCGTCGACGGTGGTCCCGCCGTCGAGGCTCGAGGTGAGGTCTCGGCGGACCAGCCCCGATTCTTCGAGGACGTTGACACCGTTCGTGCCGTCGGCAGGGTAGGGACCGTTGGTCTCCTCCGGGATTTCCTCACTCGCGGTACTCGACGCGCTGGTCGTGGTGGTGCTCGAAGTTCGCGCCTGCCCGCCCGAGCAGGCGGCGAGCGCCAGCGCGCCGGCCCCCACGCCGAGGACGCTCAGCACCCGGCGACGGGTGACCAGGGTCGCGATGTCGAAACCTGCTCCCTGATCGACGATCTCGTCACCGGGCCGCACGAGCAGGCGTCCCTCGAACACCGGGCCGTCAGGGCTCTCTTCCGGATCGGGAATGTGGTTCATCGGTGGTTCCTCCTGGGGCTGGTCGATTA
This genomic interval from Rhodococcus triatomae contains the following:
- the tatC gene encoding twin-arginine translocase subunit TatC, encoding MTAASVTPGAAVTPGAMPISDHLREARRRGTRAAGALIVGVVLGFVFGDQVLDVLRGPIEDLARSRDASLNYDTVTGAFDLKVKIAMFSGVILASPVWLVELFAFVAPGLTRREKKQAFGFSAAAVPLFVAGCAFGFLIFPRMVGMLTGLSSDQDSTILNAPYYVDFVMKIVLATGIAFVLPVLMVMLNFLGIVSAQKLRRSWRVIVVLITLFSALVTPAADVLSMFLVAVPMSLLFGAALLVAQVHDRRVARRTGEAHRLDPTS
- a CDS encoding twin-arginine translocase TatA/TatE family subunit; translation: MFGLTFDKMLVVALLAAVVLGPSRLPLYAHQLARTIRAFRDLVEKTRSTAEDELGVSLDRTTWESLDLQQYDPRRIVREALHDNDPAPHAVPDPEVLAEAERVRPGQKYLVTGSAAHPRRIRLDSLPDDDPRRVAARRQVVTRPENNEHARRP
- a CDS encoding Sec-independent protein translocase subunit TatA/TatB, with the translated sequence MLHNLTGWHALVILAIVVLVFGSTKLPALARSVGQSVRILKDEVHDEPGSADGQPTDLATAADRRAS
- a CDS encoding intradiol ring-cleavage dioxygenase, which produces MNHIPDPEESPDGPVFEGRLLVRPGDEIVDQGAGFDIATLVTRRRVLSVLGVGAGALALAACSGGQARTSSTTTTSASSTASEEIPEETNGPYPADGTNGVNVLEESGLVRRDLTSSLDGGTTVDGTPLSFTFTVTDMANDNVPFEGVAVYAWQCDAAGLYSMYSEGVEDETYLRGIQIADAEGQVTLETIVPGCYTGRWTHIHFEIYPDGDSATDVENAIATSQVAFPQDMLDEVYQLETYAGSARNLAAIGGLENDNVFGDGYELQMGTFSGDPDSGYVGSLPVAVDTTTEPAATGAPPGGPGGGAGPGGGRPPGDGGPPPGAPPN